A segment of the Streptomyces sp. NBC_00597 genome:
GCTCTGGGTGCCCTGGTGGCCGTTGAGGTCGGTCGCGGTGAAGCCGGGGTCGACGGAGGTGACGCTGATCTGTGGGAACGCCTGCGCATAAACGACTGTCAGCATGTTCAGGGCGGCCTTGGAGGAGTTGTAGGCCAGCAGCGGTGCCCACGCGGTGAGGATGCCGGTGTGGGCGGCCGGGGCGGCGTTGATCGCCAGTGAGCCCAGGCTGCTGGAGACGTTCACGATCGCGGGCCGGGCAGCCTCCTGCAACAGGGGCAGGAACGCGCGTGTGGTGCGCACCGCGCCGAAGACGTTGGTGTCGAACACCCGCTGCAGGTCGGCCGCGGTCAGCTCGCCAACGGGCGCGGGCGGTCCGGCGATGCCCGCGTTATTGACGAGCACGTCTACCCGCCCCGCCTCGGCCTGGACCAGGG
Coding sequences within it:
- a CDS encoding SDR family NAD(P)-dependent oxidoreductase, with translation MTTVTVITGANKGLGYETARRLIEQGHTVYAGARDAHRCERAAKALGARPLLIDITDDASVAAAAALVQAEAGRVDVLVNNAGIAGPPAPVGELTAADLQRVFDTNVFGAVRTTRAFLPLLQEAARPAIVNVSSSLGSLAINAAPAAHTGILTAWAPLLAYNSSKAALNMLTVVYAQAFPQISVTSVDPGFTATDLNGHQGTQSVEEGAAVIVTAATAGSGAPSPAFTGATGPVPW